A stretch of the Vibrio aphrogenes genome encodes the following:
- the hcp gene encoding hydroxylamine reductase, whose amino-acid sequence MFCIQCEQTIRTPAGDGCSYAQGMCGKTSEVSDLQDILVYVLQGVSFWAELGRKFDIVDSEVDEWAPQAFFSTLTNVNFDADRIVEFSNQAYVYKLRLEEKVRAAATLANEALPELTPAAQFALPTEREELLKYAPLAAVNRGHETVDPDVMGLRLLSLYGLKGAAAYMEHARVLGQTDEAIFAEYHQIMAWLGSEPQDLQALLDCSMQIGLMNYKIMEILDRGETETFGHPAPTQVNVKPVKGKCILVSGHDLHDLEKILQQTEGKGINVYTNGEMLPAHGYPELNKYPHLVGNYGSAWQNQQKEFANFPGAIVMTSNCLLNPEVGQYNDRIFTRSIVGWPNVTHIVGDDFSEVIDCALAQEGFKHDEIEHMITVGFGRNALMEAAPAVIDQVKQGNISHFFLVGGCDGDKVERNYFNEFTKQTPDDSLILTLACGKFRFNKEQHGEINGIPRLLDVGQCNDSYSAIQLALALAKEFDCGVNDLPLTLVLSWFEQKAIVVLLTLLALGIKGIYTGPTKPAFLTDNLMAVMQEKFDLRGISTVEADLKTILGEKVA is encoded by the coding sequence ATGTTCTGTATTCAATGTGAACAAACAATCCGTACCCCTGCTGGCGATGGCTGTTCTTATGCACAAGGTATGTGTGGTAAGACAAGTGAGGTATCTGATCTGCAAGATATCTTAGTCTATGTTTTGCAAGGTGTGTCTTTTTGGGCGGAACTTGGTCGCAAATTTGACATCGTTGATTCTGAAGTGGACGAGTGGGCACCACAAGCTTTCTTCTCAACCTTAACTAACGTGAACTTCGATGCAGACCGTATCGTTGAATTTTCAAATCAAGCATATGTATACAAATTACGTCTAGAAGAAAAAGTACGTGCGGCAGCGACCTTAGCCAATGAAGCGTTACCTGAGTTAACCCCTGCGGCTCAATTTGCATTACCAACTGAGCGTGAAGAATTATTAAAATACGCGCCTCTTGCTGCAGTAAACCGCGGTCATGAAACGGTTGACCCAGATGTAATGGGATTACGTTTATTATCTCTATATGGTCTAAAAGGCGCGGCAGCTTATATGGAGCATGCACGCGTACTTGGTCAAACAGATGAAGCAATTTTTGCTGAATACCATCAAATCATGGCTTGGTTAGGCTCTGAGCCGCAAGATCTTCAAGCACTACTTGATTGCTCTATGCAAATTGGTTTGATGAACTACAAAATTATGGAAATTTTAGACCGTGGTGAAACCGAAACCTTTGGTCACCCAGCGCCAACTCAAGTGAACGTTAAACCCGTAAAAGGCAAATGTATCTTAGTATCTGGCCATGACTTGCATGATCTAGAAAAAATCTTGCAACAAACTGAAGGCAAAGGCATCAACGTATATACCAATGGTGAAATGTTGCCAGCGCACGGTTACCCTGAATTAAATAAATACCCTCACTTAGTGGGTAACTACGGTAGCGCATGGCAAAATCAGCAAAAAGAATTTGCTAACTTCCCTGGCGCAATCGTAATGACATCAAACTGTCTGCTTAACCCAGAAGTCGGTCAATACAACGATCGCATCTTTACACGTAGCATTGTCGGCTGGCCAAATGTGACTCACATTGTGGGTGATGATTTCTCTGAAGTGATTGATTGTGCATTAGCGCAAGAAGGTTTCAAGCATGATGAAATTGAACACATGATCACGGTTGGTTTTGGTCGCAATGCCCTAATGGAAGCGGCGCCTGCGGTTATCGATCAAGTGAAGCAAGGCAACATCAGCCACTTCTTCCTAGTGGGCGGTTGTGATGGTGACAAAGTAGAACGTAATTACTTTAATGAATTTACTAAACAAACGCCAGACGACAGCCTAATTCTCACTCTGGCTTGTGGTAAGTTCCGTTTCAATAAAGAACAACACGGTGAAATCAACGGCATCCCTCGTCTATTAGATGTGGGTCAATGTAATGACTCATACTCAGCCATTCAATTAGCACTTGCCTTGGCCAAAGAGTTTGATTGTGGTGTGAATGATCTTCCGCTTACTTTAGTGCTTTCTTGGTTCGAGCAAAAAGCGATTGTGGTTCTATTAACTCTTCTTGCGCTAGGTATTAAAGGTATTTACACCGGTCCAACTAAGCCGGCGTTCTTAACTGATAACCTAATGGCGGTCATGCAAGAGAAGTTCGATCTACGTGGGATCTCAACAGTTGAAGCGGATTTAAAAACTATCTTGGGTGAGAAAGTAGCCTAA